The DNA window GAAAAGGATCCTATGGATGAGCTTTTAAACACTTACGAACATGTAGGgtaggtatttttaaagtttttatgatatatttctCTCTGATGAAGAATTTGCAGGTATGCATACAGGATACACAgactacaagtacatgtatatggtattACTGTATACAAATATAAGATATATAAGTCCTAGGACTTATGTggcattgatattttaaaaaattgtgaccAGGTGATTATTTGTAatgtctatttattttttttcttcagatatgaACGCAGTAGGATGAACCAAAAAATTTTCCACAAAAAATACGTAGAGAGCACCCGTGAGGCCAACCTCCTAACATGGCAGGCAAAGCAACAAATCATTCACCTGTGTACGAAAGAGGATTGGTCCCCTCAGGAGATAGCAGAGAGCTTTCCCATCAGCGCAGGGAACGTCAGAAAACTTTTGCACAGCAAAAACGCAACCTTAACCCCATCAGAAATTGTACAGCATGATAAGAAAATTATGAGGAAGTGGCAGAGACTGCTGGAGGCGGGAAACAAGTTGGGTAAAGGTCCCATTGACCCGGAACTGAAGGAGATTGTTGAGAGTGAAAGAATTAAACTTCTCCATAATGCTGCTGGAGCATCAAATCTTCCTGTTCCCGTTCCCAAGGAAGAAGAAGCAAGAGAGGAAAATAGCCATCTTGATTTATACACATTTCATTACATAGATGCTAACATGAAAAAGAGGGATTTGAAAAAGCACAAGAAATTTGAAGGACAATTCATGAAACTGTACCAAATATGTCACAAAGATTCTCAACCAGTACAAGATGCAAGTGTAGATCAAAATGAAACCAAACTTTTGGAAAAGGAGTTGGAAAAGCTGAAATTACTTCAAGCCCTGGCAAAAAATTATGCAAATGAACAAAGTGAAGATAAGGATGAACAATGTGATGCTTTGTCAAACAGGTATTCAGATCAACATGGTTTGAAGGATGATGCTAAAACTCAAGACCATCCTGAACAATTTAACAATGAATGGTTCACTCCACCTCAAATTAAGAGACAAAGTTCagatgaataaatcaaatgtaCATGTTACTTATTTGTACAATAAAGTTAAttgaatataatatatagaATTTGCAAGATAATATAGTGATGTTTCATTAATTGCAATTTAGTGAGATTTTAGTTCATTCAGTACTTTTTCAGTAAAAATAGGATAATGTGAAGTTCTAGAGACCAGTAGATTTACCTTGCTATATCCACAATTCTTTGTATCCGTATAATGAATTCATAATAACAGATATAGCAAATTTgctgtatacatttttttccacATCACTACCATTTTTGCTCTGTAAGGCATACAACAAAATATACCTTGACCTTCCCttgaaaaaaatagaataaaaatacaaCACTATAGAaagttataacaaaaaaaaatgtcatgcgCTCTCGAATTAAAGTCTCCGGTAACTCAACCTTTGGCCTGATGATAGAGTTCTCCCTTTACATAAACAACCTATACCAAGTTCCATGTACcaaacttaaaagataaattaacTATGCTTCATGATTAATATTGTTACATGCAGATTTATTTTGATAGCTTATCAAGTTGCATAGATATGGAAGTCACAACTTATCAAATAAAGTGGGTATATATTTATCATCCAGAGCTAATCCAGGGCGCTGTGATATTTAACATACTGGCATGATGTATACCCTCTGTCTCCTATTATTATTTATTGCATGCTACTTAATACAGGATATAATTGCAGCCCAAGGTAAGATTATTCACTTGCATGAGACCAAGTGCAAATACTAACCACGCGCGgatccacaatttttttttccaagaaCGAGGTTCTAGAgagattttttgtttgtttgccattttaaaagtaattttacaATGCGAATGAATAACTTGATAAGTTCCATAAGACTGAATTTTCCAGAAGAGGGGGTTGAGGGTAtggacccccctcccccacttatCCCATGTATGATAGCTATTTGAATCTTTGTTTTACATGTTCCATCCATGAGCATGCTTGTGTCAATGACATGCTAACATTTAAGGTCGCCCTTGCTCCAAGTTATCGTTTGGTCCGGGAAACTTTGTATGTCGCTGCAATGCCTCATATTGTGATACAGTTGAACCTATAGAGCCCCTGACGTCTGGAAGCTTTGCTCTGTACACGTCCAACAGCAATGGAAGTCGATTGGTAAAAAGCGTGGGTAGCCTCTCCAAATCTACAGCGGGTGGTAAGATGCTAGcttctgtttatttattttcatcttgTGTTTATAATCCATTGTTTTCAAGAAACGTTACCTGTTTTTAGATAAACCTATTAAAAAACTTCATAGGGTAGATATCGCCTTAATAAATTAACGTTTATTGTGATTTACCTATACTTTCATCCCCTTGGTTGCTGTCTATTCGTAACTCTTTTTTTTGAAGTTGTGGTTAGAATAGACACAAACACTAGCTACCAGTCTCTGTTTGGTTTTGGCGGGGCTTTCACTGATGCTGCAGCCATCAACATTGCTAATTTGTCATCTGGCGCGGCAAATTACGTCATTGACTCCTATTACGGGCCCCATGGTAAGCGGTTGATGTACTTGATGTTTACGTCTCAAAAAGAGTTAATACCTATCGAgcttcatatacatgtacgtcgTAATACTGTGTTTTCAACAATGTACGTATATCAGCTTAATTGCACCCCCATTTGCCTCTCCATAAAAAAGTTTCCATGCATGTACATGAAGGTGTAGTTTGACATTTCTTggtattaaaaattaaagaaactataaaatacaaaaacatttgttACAAGTTACAAAAAGGTTAGATATTTGATTACAGTCCCTTTTCAGGGATAGAGTATTCCGTCGGCCGGGTGCCTATAGGAAGCTGTGATTTCTCTACACATCCCTACTCGTATGATGATGTTGACGGAGACTTTAATTTGACCAAGTTTCAACTCGCCAAAGAAGATTTGACTCTAAAGGTGCTTAATTAAATTACGTCGTTTCTTTGTATGCATATTGCCGTTTTACGACACAGAAACACtgcattttatttgaaatgacaAGTAAAGACAATGatagtaaataaattaaaaaaattaatcatttatcGACATAATGTTAAGCATTTTCGTAATTATTAATTACACTTGACctttaaataacaaaacatgAACCTTATATACACCTTTTAATCAGATTCCACTTATTCAAAGAGCGATATCTGTCAGTAAGAGGAACATCTCGTTTTTCGGAAGTCCTTGGACAGCACCTGCATGGATGAAGACGAACAACAACCTGACTGGGAAAGGCTCTATACGGGGAGAGGCGGGCAACTCTTACCACAAAGCCTGGGCTCTGCATTTTGTCaagtatctctctctctctctctctctctctctctctctctctctctcatccatCCATCCCTCCATTATGAACCGctattattaaaatgaaataatataaaacatatttaaacttTGTATAACGCTTAGTATTTCCTAATTCCGACATGGTGCTCAATTCACATTTAAGATTCCTCGATGCATACAAGCAACACAACATCAGCTTTTGGGGACTGACTGCCCAGAATGAACCAACAGACGGGAACATTGACCATTTTCCATTCCAAGCCACTGGCTGGACGCCTGAGCAACAGCGAGACTTCATTGCCAAGGACCTAGGGCCGACGCTTCATGCGAATGGTTACAAGGACATCAAACTAATGATGCTAGACGATCAAAGGCTTCTGATGACATATTGGGCTGACACGGTAATCAGAAAATTAATCTGATTTTAATTAAGTTCTCTTAGAAATGAGATTCCTTAGCCTTTACCGGTATCTATTTTTGTCAACACTGATTTAGAAAGATCTTTCTTGAATTCGTTTTTTAAGTTAGAATGCAGTAAAAATATgtcgtgggttttttttttggggggggggggggtgttttttaaaaatgttattaatgtTTGTAGTCAATAGAGTTTGCTACTTaccatgaaataatttttatttatcttttaatttgttCTCGACTTTTATCTTATCAGATTACAAcatactattgaaataaaatctgATTTCTGGTGTTAAACTCTCATTTTTAATCTAAAGCCTTTTTGaatatgaaaaatcatttaaaatcattaattgatcttgttttattttgaaagaagatgggtggataaggcgtgtaaaatgcccatacacggtcggacaaactacagaaaaatcaaaatatcaataaatctgacattaaaaaaaaatcatttaaaacaatatatatttaacatatcattgattttaaacctctaaatatgttcaatacctGGAATATGTTAACCCAAACAGGCGTAAACGTATAAAAACCTGCAAATAGTGTCAGATATTAGAACtttaaggcattttcttttatagagtgggtctgtgctccattttttttcatagtctaaataaggtctattggaaaaacaaaccgatttcaatcaacaaaaacgtggagagatgacccactatacat is part of the Crassostrea angulata isolate pt1a10 chromosome 3, ASM2561291v2, whole genome shotgun sequence genome and encodes:
- the LOC128176614 gene encoding lysosomal acid glucosylceramidase-like translates to MMTTCVGLLKLGRGVRFPVRFLASRPDKKQHDRYAERISGKTVSRIVKETKEDEMLEYGGSYEKDPMDELLNTYEHVGYERSRMNQKIFHKKYVESTREANLLTWQAKQQIIHLCTKEDWSPQEIAESFPISAGNVRKLLHSKNATLTPSEIVQHDKKIMRKWQRLLEAGNKLGKGPIDPELKEIVESERIKLLHNAAGASNLPVPVPKEEEAREENSHLDLYTFHYIDANMKKRDLKKHKKFEGQFMKLYQICHKDSQPVQDASVDQNETKLLEKELEKLKLLQALAKNYANEQSEDKDEQCDALSNRYGSHNLSNKVGRPCSKLSFGPGNFVCRCNASYCDTVEPIEPLTSGSFALYTSNSNGSRLVKSVGSLSKSTAGVVVRIDTNTSYQSLFGFGGAFTDAAAINIANLSSGAANYVIDSYYGPHGIEYSVGRVPIGSCDFSTHPYSYDDVDGDFNLTKFQLAKEDLTLKIPLIQRAISVSKRNISFFGSPWTAPAWMKTNNNLTGKGSIRGEAGNSYHKAWALHFVKFLDAYKQHNISFWGLTAQNEPTDGNIDHFPFQATGWTPEQQRDFIAKDLGPTLHANGYKDIKLMMLDDQRLLMTYWADTILTDPDASKYISGVAVHWYMDAISPTFALDYVHKKFPDHFMFGTEACYDTIIHPVNLGNWKHAEGYANDIMQDLEHWVTGWTDWNLALNMEGGPNWVHNYVDSPIIVNAEKDEFYKQPMFYAMGHFSKFLPPGSLRIGHTVKGSVPKDIKILSFKTPSKYFVIVILNKSNTDFKLCVQIPSGECINITAAQHSIITVVTSTSK